In the Bradyrhizobium guangzhouense genome, one interval contains:
- a CDS encoding CHASE3 domain-containing protein, with protein sequence MIPSQRVILGAGLAVLLLITAASIGLDVKSRSDTAWVSHTVKALKKISDLRALIRHAESAARGYEIYRTSSFNDEFQAVHAQIAPALADLKRGLRGNPDQIALLESTEPLVLRRVDIAAQAMRLRTANDGDGIAALQSKGEGRSLMDTVMGNLDRLSSGEERLLSARSQDSRRTGIVLLGIDVAGALVILLLVVMVMRESQRATVQLQSSLEQTQAAKEALEAAVAERTEHLVTAHDELRLSVNVLQSTFRSMAEAVLVIDSDGTVLLSNPAAERMLLHRTGMSLGNLRVLSDVFHGDGVTPLNPDELPSARVLRGDEFEDLEMIVRPHSGNGTRHLMISGRPMRDGQGNISGAVLVYHDATASRETERQLYQSQKLDSIGKLTGGVAHDFNNMLTVISGNTETLVAGLKDQPELQRTARLIDDAAARCADLIQHLLAFARKQPLQPRDVEINAAITDIAKLLRPTLGEQIQIETVLEQGPMTSHIDPSRLTNAVLNMAINARDAMPNGGKLLLETHHVVLDEAYAQANADVTPGPYVMLAVSDTGTGMPQSVQDNAFEPFFTTKEVGKGSGLGLSMVYGFVKQSGGHIKIYSEEGHGTTIKLYLPPGQGAVETASAIAPQAEGGAETIFVVEDDNLVRTFVTAQLQSLGYKTVAAADSKAALELIDAGQAFDLLFTDVVIPGGMSGRELADEVAKRRPGVKVLYTSGYTDNAIVHHGKLDDGVMLLTKPYRRNQLAEMIRKALSASPAPPPPA encoded by the coding sequence TTGATCCCCTCGCAGCGCGTCATTCTCGGTGCTGGACTTGCCGTTCTCCTGCTCATCACCGCCGCCTCGATCGGTCTCGACGTCAAGTCGCGGTCGGACACCGCCTGGGTCAGTCACACCGTCAAGGCCCTGAAGAAGATCTCGGATCTGCGCGCCCTGATCCGCCACGCCGAAAGCGCCGCGCGCGGCTACGAGATCTACCGGACTTCGAGCTTCAACGACGAATTCCAGGCGGTGCACGCCCAGATCGCGCCCGCGCTCGCCGACCTCAAGCGCGGCTTGCGCGGCAATCCCGATCAGATCGCGCTGCTCGAGAGTACCGAGCCTCTGGTGCTGCGCCGGGTCGACATCGCCGCGCAGGCCATGCGCCTGCGCACCGCCAATGACGGCGACGGCATCGCCGCGCTCCAGAGCAAGGGCGAAGGCCGCAGCCTGATGGACACGGTGATGGGCAATCTCGACCGCCTGAGTTCAGGGGAAGAACGGTTGCTCAGCGCGCGATCGCAGGATTCGCGCCGGACCGGCATCGTGCTGCTCGGCATCGACGTCGCGGGTGCCCTGGTGATCCTGTTGCTGGTCGTGATGGTGATGCGCGAGAGCCAGCGTGCCACCGTGCAGCTTCAAAGCTCGCTCGAGCAGACGCAAGCGGCCAAAGAGGCGCTCGAAGCCGCCGTTGCCGAACGCACCGAGCACCTCGTCACCGCCCATGACGAGTTGCGTCTGTCGGTCAACGTGCTGCAAAGCACGTTCCGCAGCATGGCGGAGGCGGTGCTGGTGATCGACAGCGACGGCACCGTGCTCCTGTCCAATCCTGCGGCCGAACGCATGCTGCTGCATCGGACCGGCATGAGTCTCGGCAATCTGCGCGTGCTGTCCGACGTATTCCACGGCGACGGCGTCACGCCGCTCAATCCCGACGAGCTGCCATCCGCTCGCGTGCTGCGCGGCGACGAGTTCGAAGATCTCGAGATGATCGTCCGCCCGCATAGCGGCAACGGCACGCGTCATCTGATGATCAGCGGCCGGCCGATGCGCGACGGACAAGGCAACATCTCCGGCGCGGTGCTGGTCTATCACGATGCCACCGCGTCACGGGAGACCGAGCGGCAGCTGTATCAGTCGCAGAAGCTCGATTCGATCGGAAAGCTGACCGGCGGCGTCGCGCACGACTTCAACAACATGCTGACCGTGATCTCGGGCAATACCGAGACGCTGGTGGCGGGACTGAAGGATCAGCCCGAGCTGCAGCGCACCGCGCGCCTGATCGACGATGCCGCCGCGCGCTGCGCCGACCTGATCCAGCACCTCCTGGCCTTTGCGCGCAAGCAGCCGCTGCAGCCGCGCGACGTCGAGATCAACGCCGCCATCACCGACATCGCAAAACTGCTGCGCCCGACCCTCGGCGAGCAGATCCAGATCGAGACCGTGCTCGAACAGGGACCGATGACATCGCACATCGATCCGTCCCGGCTCACCAATGCCGTGCTGAACATGGCGATCAACGCACGCGACGCCATGCCGAACGGCGGCAAGCTGCTGCTCGAAACCCATCACGTCGTGCTGGACGAGGCCTATGCGCAGGCCAATGCGGATGTCACGCCCGGTCCCTACGTCATGCTTGCCGTCAGCGATACCGGCACCGGCATGCCGCAGAGCGTGCAGGACAACGCGTTCGAGCCGTTCTTCACCACCAAGGAGGTCGGCAAAGGTTCGGGCCTCGGCCTCTCCATGGTCTACGGCTTCGTCAAGCAGTCGGGCGGCCACATCAAGATCTACAGCGAGGAAGGCCACGGCACCACGATCAAGCTCTATCTGCCGCCGGGCCAGGGCGCGGTGGAAACGGCAAGCGCGATCGCGCCGCAGGCCGAAGGCGGCGCCGAGACCATCTTTGTCGTCGAGGACGACAATCTGGTGCGCACCTTCGTCACCGCCCAGCTCCAGAGCCTTGGCTACAAGACCGTCGCCGCCGCCGACAGCAAGGCGGCGCTGGAGCTGATCGACGCCGGCCAGGCCTTCGACCTGCTGTTCACCGACGTCGTCATCCCCGGCGGCATGAGCGGCCGCGAGCTCGCCGACGAAGTGGCCAAACGCCGGCCGGGCGTGAAGGTGCTCTACACATCCGGCTACACCGACAACGCCATCGTGCATCACGGCAAGCTCGATGACGGCGTGATGCTGCTGACCAAGCCATATCGGCGCAACCAGCTCGCCGAGATGATCCGGAAGGCGCTCAGCGCGTCGCCAGCACCACCGCCGCCAGCGTGA
- a CDS encoding DMT family transporter, which translates to MLDSTRRDARPRIAPAGLMFLAITSIGWGFNWPVTKFLLSELPPLTLRGVTGVLGAVLLALLALVRGDSLKVAPAIWPRLLTAAVLNVTGWMVLMGLALLWLPASEAALIAYTMPVWASLIAWPVLGERPTVLRTLGLVMAFAGLASIMGGNGIAASAAKAPGIIMALCGALGFAVGTVFSKKYPIHLPPVTAAAWQIGIGCLPISVVGLLIETSHLDKVTPTGWWLLVYSTVVQFCIAYVSWFAALARLPASVAAIGTMAVPVIGVVASALALHEPLGAGQIAALIFTLAAVVLATR; encoded by the coding sequence ATGCTTGATTCGACTCGTCGGGATGCGCGACCGCGCATCGCCCCGGCCGGCCTGATGTTCCTCGCCATCACCTCGATCGGCTGGGGCTTCAACTGGCCGGTGACCAAATTCTTGCTCTCCGAGCTGCCGCCGCTGACGCTTCGCGGCGTCACCGGCGTGCTCGGCGCCGTGCTGCTGGCGCTGCTCGCGCTGGTGCGCGGCGACAGCCTGAAGGTCGCACCGGCGATCTGGCCGCGGCTGCTGACGGCCGCCGTGCTCAACGTCACCGGCTGGATGGTGCTGATGGGGCTGGCGCTGCTCTGGCTGCCGGCCAGCGAAGCGGCGCTAATCGCCTACACCATGCCGGTCTGGGCCTCGCTGATCGCCTGGCCCGTGCTCGGCGAGCGGCCGACCGTGCTGCGCACGCTGGGGCTGGTGATGGCCTTCGCCGGCCTTGCCTCGATCATGGGCGGCAACGGCATTGCCGCCAGCGCTGCGAAAGCGCCTGGGATCATCATGGCGCTGTGCGGCGCGCTCGGATTTGCCGTCGGCACGGTGTTCTCGAAGAAGTACCCGATCCACCTGCCGCCGGTCACGGCCGCCGCCTGGCAGATCGGCATCGGCTGCCTGCCGATCTCAGTCGTCGGCCTGCTGATCGAGACCTCGCATCTGGACAAGGTGACGCCGACAGGCTGGTGGCTCCTGGTCTATTCGACCGTGGTGCAGTTCTGCATCGCCTATGTCAGCTGGTTCGCAGCGCTCGCGCGCCTGCCGGCCTCGGTGGCCGCGATCGGGACGATGGCGGTGCCCGTGATCGGCGTCGTGGCTTCCGCGCTGGCGCTGCACGAGCCCCTCGGGGCAGGGCAGATCGCCGCGCTGATCTTCACGCTGGCGGCGGTGGTGCTGGCGACGCGCTGA
- a CDS encoding vitamin B12-dependent ribonucleotide reductase encodes MRIERRHTTSGQSPYAGIEFRLTTSEIRNPDGSVVFKMDGVEVPAEWSQVASDVLAQKYFRKAGVAARLKKVEEESVPSFLWRSIPDTEALSLLPEKERYVSELSSKQVFDRLAGCWTYWGWKGKYFSSDEDAQAFYDELRYMLAMQMVAPNSPQWFNTGLHWAYGIDGPGQGHYYVDPFTGKLTKSKSAYEHPQPHACFIQGVGDDLVNEGGIMDLWVREARLFKYGSGTGSNFSRLRGEGEKLSGGGRSSGLMSFLKIGDRAAGAIKSGGTTRRAAKMVVVDVDHPDIETYIDWKVKEEQKVAALVTGSKINQKHLKLVLKACVNCEGSGDDCFDPEKNPALRREIKLARRSLVPDNYIKRVIQFAKQGYKDIQFDTYDTDWDSEAYLTVSGQNSNNSVSLKDDFLRAVETDGDWNLNARTSKKVTKTLRARDLWEKIGYAAWASADPGLHFNTTMNDWHTCKASGDIRASNPCSEYMFLDDTACNLASANLLTFYNTETKQFDVRGYEHLCQLWTIVLEISVMMAQFPSRAIAELSYEFRTLGLGYANIGGLLMTMGLSYDSREGRALCGALTAVMTGITYKTSAEMAAELGTFPGYKKNAAHMLRVIRNHRRAAHGEASGYEALSVNPVPLDHASCPQQDIVAHAKAAWDAALELGEQHGYRNAQTTVIAPTGTIGLVMDCDTTGIEPDFALVKFKKLAGGGYFKIINRAVPAALRALGYREADIAEIEAYAVGHGSLSNAPGINASTLKAKGFTDEAIAKVEKALPTAFDIKFAFNKWTFGEDFIRDQLGIGAEAIATPGFDLLQAVGFTKREIEAANVHICGAMTVEGAPHLKAEHYAVFDCANPCGKIGKRYLSVESHIRMMAAAQPFISGAISKTINMPNDATVEDCKSAYMLSWKLALKANALYRDGSKLSQPLNSQLISDDEDEDDAVETLYEKPMAARAAQVSEKIVEKLVERIVVMREREKMPDRRKGYTQKAVVGGHKVYLRTGEYDDGRLGEIFIDMHKEGAALRSFINNFAIAVSLGLQYGVPLDEYVDAFTFTRFEPAGPVQGNDSIKYATSILDYVFRELAVSYMSRFDLAHVDPTESNFDALGKGVEEGKEPDETQHATKLVSRGLTRSRTDNLVVMRGGSAAVVSGNDSAPSGGSKVTALAGHGASARVGDVLEGAVALKQEVAHDLSPTEKLEALQWSKAGSAATVAAPTKAERRAEAKAKGYEGEMCSECGNFTLVRNGTCMKCDTCGSTTGCS; translated from the coding sequence ATGCGGATTGAGCGGCGCCACACCACTTCTGGACAGTCACCTTATGCGGGAATCGAATTCCGCCTGACCACATCGGAGATCAGGAATCCCGACGGCTCGGTCGTGTTCAAAATGGACGGCGTCGAGGTCCCGGCCGAATGGTCGCAGGTCGCCTCCGACGTGCTCGCCCAGAAGTACTTTCGCAAGGCCGGCGTGGCCGCGCGCCTGAAGAAGGTCGAGGAGGAATCCGTCCCCTCGTTCCTGTGGCGCTCGATCCCGGATACCGAAGCGCTTAGCCTCCTCCCTGAGAAAGAGCGCTATGTCAGCGAGCTCTCATCGAAGCAGGTGTTCGACCGCCTCGCCGGCTGCTGGACCTATTGGGGCTGGAAGGGCAAGTATTTCTCCTCCGACGAGGACGCGCAGGCGTTCTACGACGAGCTTCGCTACATGCTCGCCATGCAGATGGTCGCGCCGAACTCGCCGCAATGGTTCAACACCGGTCTGCACTGGGCCTATGGCATCGACGGCCCCGGCCAGGGCCACTATTACGTCGATCCCTTCACCGGCAAGCTGACCAAGTCCAAGTCCGCCTACGAGCATCCGCAGCCGCACGCCTGCTTCATCCAGGGCGTCGGTGACGACCTCGTCAACGAAGGCGGCATCATGGACCTCTGGGTCCGCGAAGCCCGCCTGTTCAAATACGGCTCCGGCACCGGCTCCAACTTCTCGCGCCTGCGCGGCGAAGGCGAAAAGCTCTCCGGCGGCGGCCGCTCGTCCGGCCTGATGAGCTTCCTCAAGATCGGCGACCGCGCCGCCGGCGCCATCAAGAGCGGCGGCACCACGCGCCGCGCGGCCAAGATGGTCGTCGTCGACGTCGATCACCCCGACATCGAGACCTATATCGACTGGAAGGTGAAGGAGGAGCAGAAGGTCGCCGCCCTCGTCACCGGCTCCAAGATCAACCAGAAGCACCTCAAGCTCGTCCTGAAGGCCTGCGTGAACTGCGAAGGCTCCGGCGACGATTGCTTCGACCCCGAGAAGAACCCGGCGCTGCGCCGCGAGATCAAGCTCGCGCGCCGCAGCCTCGTGCCCGACAATTACATCAAGCGCGTCATCCAGTTTGCCAAGCAAGGCTACAAGGACATCCAGTTCGACACCTACGACACCGACTGGGACAGCGAAGCCTATCTCACGGTCTCGGGCCAGAACTCCAACAACTCGGTCTCGCTGAAGGACGATTTCCTCCGCGCCGTCGAGACCGATGGCGACTGGAATCTCAACGCCCGCACCTCCAAGAAGGTGACCAAGACGCTGCGTGCGCGCGACCTCTGGGAAAAAATCGGCTACGCCGCCTGGGCGTCGGCCGACCCGGGCCTGCACTTCAACACCACCATGAACGACTGGCACACCTGCAAGGCGTCCGGCGACATCCGCGCATCGAACCCGTGCTCGGAATACATGTTCCTGGACGACACCGCCTGTAACCTGGCGTCGGCCAACCTGCTGACCTTCTACAACACCGAGACCAAGCAGTTCGACGTGAGGGGTTACGAGCACCTCTGCCAGCTCTGGACCATCGTGCTCGAAATCTCCGTGATGATGGCGCAGTTCCCCTCGCGCGCGATCGCCGAGCTCTCCTACGAGTTCCGCACGCTCGGCCTCGGCTACGCCAACATCGGCGGCCTGCTGATGACCATGGGCCTCTCCTACGACTCCCGGGAAGGCCGTGCGCTCTGCGGCGCCCTCACCGCGGTCATGACCGGCATCACCTACAAGACTTCGGCCGAGATGGCGGCCGAGCTCGGCACCTTCCCCGGCTACAAGAAGAACGCCGCGCACATGCTGCGCGTCATCCGCAACCACCGCCGCGCCGCGCACGGCGAGGCCTCAGGCTACGAGGCGCTCAGCGTCAACCCGGTGCCGCTCGACCACGCCTCGTGCCCGCAACAGGACATCGTCGCCCATGCCAAGGCGGCCTGGGATGCGGCGCTCGAGCTCGGCGAACAGCACGGCTATCGCAACGCCCAGACCACCGTCATCGCGCCGACAGGCACGATCGGCCTGGTGATGGACTGCGACACCACAGGCATCGAGCCCGACTTCGCCCTGGTGAAATTCAAGAAGCTCGCCGGCGGCGGCTACTTCAAGATCATCAACCGCGCGGTCCCCGCAGCGCTGCGCGCGCTCGGCTATCGCGAAGCCGATATCGCGGAGATCGAAGCCTACGCCGTCGGCCACGGCTCGCTCTCCAACGCGCCCGGCATCAACGCCTCGACCCTCAAGGCCAAGGGCTTCACCGATGAAGCCATCGCCAAGGTGGAAAAGGCGCTGCCGACCGCCTTCGACATCAAGTTCGCCTTCAACAAGTGGACCTTTGGCGAGGATTTCATTCGCGACCAGCTCGGCATCGGCGCTGAAGCCATCGCCACCCCGGGCTTCGACCTGCTCCAGGCCGTCGGCTTCACCAAGCGCGAGATCGAGGCCGCCAACGTCCACATCTGCGGCGCGATGACGGTGGAAGGTGCGCCCCACCTCAAGGCCGAGCACTACGCAGTGTTCGATTGCGCCAATCCCTGCGGCAAGATCGGCAAGCGTTATCTGTCGGTCGAGAGCCACATCCGCATGATGGCTGCGGCCCAGCCCTTCATCTCGGGTGCGATCTCCAAGACCATCAACATGCCGAACGACGCCACGGTTGAGGACTGCAAGTCCGCCTACATGCTGTCGTGGAAACTCGCCTTGAAGGCCAACGCGCTCTATCGCGACGGCTCGAAGCTCAGCCAGCCGCTCAACTCGCAGCTCATCAGCGACGATGAGGACGAGGACGATGCGGTCGAGACGCTCTACGAGAAGCCGATGGCGGCGCGCGCCGCCCAGGTCTCGGAAAAGATCGTCGAGAAGCTGGTCGAGCGCATCGTCGTGATGCGCGAGCGCGAGAAGATGCCCGATCGCCGCAAGGGCTACACCCAGAAGGCGGTCGTCGGCGGCCACAAGGTCTACTTGCGCACCGGCGAATATGACGACGGCCGTCTTGGCGAGATCTTCATCGACATGCACAAGGAAGGCGCAGCGCTCCGCTCCTTCATCAACAACTTCGCCATCGCCGTGTCGCTCGGCCTGCAATACGGCGTGCCGCTCGACGAATATGTCGATGCCTTCACCTTCACCCGCTTCGAGCCGGCGGGCCCGGTGCAGGGCAACGACAGCATCAAATACGCGACCTCGATCCTCGACTACGTCTTCCGCGAGCTGGCGGTGAGCTACATGTCGCGCTTCGATCTCGCCCATGTCGATCCGACCGAGTCGAACTTCGACGCGCTCGGCAAGGGCGTCGAGGAAGGCAAGGAGCCGGATGAGACCCAGCACGCGACCAAGCTGGTCTCGCGCGGCCTCACCCGCTCGCGGACCGACAACCTCGTCGTGATGCGCGGCGGTTCGGCCGCCGTGGTCTCGGGCAATGACAGTGCCCCGTCAGGCGGCAGCAAGGTCACGGCACTGGCCGGGCACGGCGCGAGCGCCCGGGTCGGCGATGTCCTGGAAGGCGCAGTCGCGCTGAAGCAGGAAGTGGCCCACGACCTCTCGCCCACCGAGAAGCTAGAGGCCCTCCAATGGAGCAAGGCCGGCAGCGCCGCAACGGTCGCGGCCCCCACCAAGGCCGAGCGCCGCGCGGAAGCCAAGGCCAAGGGCTACGAAGGCGAGATGTGCTCAGAGTGCGGCAACTTCACGCTGGTGCGGAATGGCACCTGCATGAAGTGCGATACTTGTGGGTCGACGACGGGGTGTAGCTGA
- a CDS encoding DUF4160 domain-containing protein, giving the protein MPVALRQGGLRYYFFSNEGQPPEPPHVHVKGGGRDAKVWLEPAVSIADSYGFNPRELSNILRVVEDSSDLLLKAWHDHFGN; this is encoded by the coding sequence ATGCCAGTTGCATTGCGCCAGGGTGGCTTGCGCTACTACTTCTTCTCCAACGAAGGCCAGCCACCCGAGCCGCCGCATGTCCACGTCAAAGGCGGCGGCCGGGACGCCAAGGTCTGGCTTGAGCCCGCCGTATCAATAGCCGACAGTTATGGCTTCAATCCGCGTGAACTTTCGAATATCCTGCGCGTGGTGGAAGACAGCAGTGATCTTCTTCTGAAGGCTTGGCATGACCATTTCGGCAACTAG
- a CDS encoding DUF2442 domain-containing protein produces the protein MTISATSVRFDEHMMWVELSDGRALGIPLAWFPRLLHASPAEREQVELSRVGLHWETLDEDISVAGLLAGRGDVTRSTEHAA, from the coding sequence ATGACCATTTCGGCAACTAGCGTTCGCTTCGACGAGCACATGATGTGGGTCGAACTGTCCGACGGCCGGGCGCTCGGCATACCGCTCGCGTGGTTTCCGCGACTGCTGCATGCATCGCCCGCGGAGCGCGAGCAGGTCGAACTCAGCCGGGTCGGCCTGCACTGGGAAACGCTTGACGAAGATATCTCCGTAGCGGGCCTTCTCGCAGGACGCGGCGACGTCACGCGATCCACGGAACACGCCGCCTAG
- a CDS encoding type II toxin-antitoxin system PemK/MazF family toxin: MRSTIWLRGSRRPTVTTRLIGGLPLAPKPGDYRPEAGDLIWFDLDPTVGHGQSGRRPAIVVSPRHYNTSLRGASINSRRQMMGFARAQPVPRAGRL, encoded by the coding sequence ATGCGCTCGACGATCTGGTTGCGGGGATCACGCCGGCCAACCGTCACGACGAGACTGATTGGGGGTCTGCCGTTGGCACCGAAGCCTGGTGACTATCGTCCCGAGGCCGGGGACCTCATTTGGTTCGATCTGGACCCAACGGTCGGACATGGGCAAAGCGGCCGGCGACCGGCTATCGTGGTGTCGCCGCGGCACTACAACACGTCTCTTCGAGGGGCATCCATCAACAGCCGTCGTCAGATGATGGGTTTCGCAAGGGCTCAACCCGTCCCACGCGCTGGACGACTTTGA
- a CDS encoding AbrB/MazE/SpoVT family DNA-binding domain-containing protein, producing MKVAFQKWGKSLALRVPKAFADEIGARDGRAAEMTVSDGKLVIEIARPQRRKRRYALDDLVAGITPANRHDETDWGSAVGTEAW from the coding sequence ATGAAGGTTGCATTTCAGAAGTGGGGCAAGAGCCTCGCGCTGCGCGTCCCGAAAGCGTTCGCCGACGAGATCGGAGCCCGCGACGGGAGGGCCGCGGAGATGACCGTGAGCGACGGCAAGCTGGTCATCGAGATCGCGCGACCGCAGCGGCGCAAACGTCGCTATGCGCTCGACGATCTGGTTGCGGGGATCACGCCGGCCAACCGTCACGACGAGACTGATTGGGGGTCTGCCGTTGGCACCGAAGCCTGGTGA